From a region of the Desulfuromonas sp. KJ2020 genome:
- a CDS encoding SPASM domain-containing protein codes for MPTPLPSTQMFCTQPFDWCEIHPDGQVFLCCPAWLKTAIGNLLQAPLGQIWNGEQARQVRQAILNGSFSGCNRQRCPRLASATAPVSPLEQVADPDIRQALQNGATTLVYGPKTLNLCHDRSCNLACASCRRDFHLARGTALETVTALTEKIRREAGPSAETLILSGTGDPFGSPTYRGLLQHFDARDFPRLKNIRLHSNGQLWTETLWESMAPIHPYVQTAEISIDAATAATYALNRHGGDFRQLRANLRYIAGLPIALTFSFVVQANNYREMPAFVEWAHSLGAAVYFSQLVNWGTFSRQEFGIRAVHRANHPEHADFLLILRSLADRPRVDLGNLSPLLARKDATQGDCVD; via the coding sequence ATGCCCACCCCCTTACCAAGCACCCAGATGTTCTGCACCCAACCCTTCGACTGGTGCGAGATTCACCCCGACGGCCAGGTCTTTCTGTGCTGTCCGGCCTGGCTGAAGACCGCCATCGGCAACCTGCTGCAGGCCCCCCTCGGCCAGATCTGGAATGGCGAACAGGCTCGCCAGGTGCGCCAGGCGATCCTCAATGGCAGCTTTTCCGGCTGCAACCGTCAGCGCTGTCCCCGCCTGGCCAGCGCCACCGCACCGGTCAGCCCCCTGGAACAGGTGGCCGATCCGGACATCCGACAGGCGCTGCAGAACGGCGCCACCACCCTGGTCTACGGCCCCAAGACCCTCAACCTCTGCCACGACCGCAGCTGCAATTTGGCCTGCGCCAGTTGCCGCCGCGACTTTCACCTGGCGCGGGGAACCGCGCTGGAGACCGTTACCGCCCTGACGGAAAAGATCCGCCGTGAAGCGGGCCCCTCGGCCGAAACCCTGATTCTCAGCGGCACCGGCGACCCTTTCGGCAGCCCGACCTATCGAGGGCTGCTGCAGCACTTCGATGCCAGGGATTTCCCCCGGCTGAAAAACATCCGCCTGCACAGCAACGGCCAGCTCTGGACCGAAACCCTGTGGGAGTCCATGGCGCCGATTCACCCCTACGTGCAGACTGCCGAGATCTCCATCGACGCCGCCACGGCCGCGACCTACGCCCTCAACCGCCATGGCGGGGATTTTCGGCAGCTGCGCGCCAACCTGCGCTACATCGCCGGCCTGCCCATCGCCCTCACCTTCAGCTTTGTCGTCCAGGCCAACAACTACCGGGAGATGCCGGCCTTTGTCGAATGGGCCCATAGCCTGGGCGCCGCCGTCTATTTCAGCCAGCTGGTCAACTGGGGCACCTTCAGCCGCCAGGAGTTTGGGATCCGGGCCGTACACCGGGCCAACCATCCGGAGCACGCCGATTTTCTCCTCATACTGCGTTCACTCGCCGACCGACCCCGGGTCGACCTCGGTAACCTCAGCCCCCTGTTGGCAAGAAAGGACGCGACTCAAGGCGATTGCGTCGACTGA
- a CDS encoding DEAD/DEAH box helicase: MSFTELNLSAPVLKAVLECGYTTPTPIQAKAIPEALLGKDLIASAQTGTGKTAAFMLPALERLATLKKGPKGAPRILVLTPTRELASQVTDATRNYGKYLRVRSAVILGGSPYRDQFKALSQPLDLVVATPGRLIDHLDRGSLDLSRVEILVLDEADRMLDMGFQQDVEKITAATPADRQTLLFTATLDQAMTKLAMALLKNPVKIAMAPQGSTSLKIEQRLHVTDNLEHKQRLLEHLVTDGSMNQAIIFSATKRDADRLAQELSSRGHRAAALHGDMTQGARNRTVRDLRNGRVKLLVATDVAARGIDVTGISHVINFDLPKFAEDYVHRIGRTGRAGASGTAISFASGSDALALQRIERYIGQSLPQHVVPGLEPTRGLHPQPRRTSRKPQGGKPVRQQRTYGKTEEGRPQQRRTGNAGRPFGAKPKSEPVVIHRRSR, translated from the coding sequence ATGTCTTTTACCGAACTCAACCTGTCCGCCCCCGTCCTCAAAGCCGTCCTCGAGTGCGGCTACACCACCCCGACCCCCATTCAGGCCAAGGCGATTCCCGAAGCCCTGCTGGGCAAGGACCTGATCGCCAGCGCCCAGACGGGCACCGGCAAGACCGCCGCCTTTATGCTGCCGGCCCTCGAACGTCTGGCTACGTTGAAAAAAGGCCCCAAGGGCGCTCCGCGCATTCTGGTACTGACGCCGACCCGCGAACTGGCCAGCCAGGTGACCGACGCCACCCGCAACTATGGCAAGTACCTGCGCGTTCGTAGCGCAGTCATCCTGGGCGGCAGCCCCTACCGCGACCAGTTCAAGGCCCTGTCGCAGCCTCTTGACCTGGTCGTCGCCACGCCGGGACGCCTCATCGACCACCTCGATCGCGGCAGCCTCGATCTGTCGCGCGTCGAAATCCTCGTCCTCGACGAGGCCGACCGCATGCTCGACATGGGCTTTCAGCAGGATGTGGAAAAAATCACCGCCGCCACCCCGGCCGACCGCCAGACCCTGCTCTTTACCGCCACTCTTGATCAGGCCATGACCAAGCTGGCCATGGCCCTGCTGAAGAACCCGGTAAAGATCGCGATGGCACCCCAGGGTTCCACCAGCCTGAAAATCGAGCAGCGCCTGCATGTGACCGACAATCTGGAACACAAACAACGCCTGCTCGAACACCTGGTCACCGACGGCAGCATGAACCAGGCCATCATCTTCTCGGCCACCAAGCGCGACGCCGACCGCCTGGCTCAGGAGCTGTCTTCCCGTGGCCATCGCGCCGCCGCCCTGCACGGTGACATGACCCAGGGCGCCCGCAACCGCACCGTGCGTGACCTGCGCAATGGCCGCGTCAAGCTGCTCGTCGCCACGGACGTCGCCGCCCGTGGCATTGACGTCACCGGTATAAGCCACGTCATCAACTTCGATCTACCCAAGTTCGCCGAGGACTATGTCCACCGCATCGGTCGCACCGGCCGCGCCGGCGCCAGCGGAACCGCCATCTCCTTCGCTTCCGGGAGCGACGCCCTGGCCCTGCAGCGCATTGAGCGCTACATCGGCCAATCGCTGCCCCAGCATGTCGTTCCCGGCCTGGAGCCGACCCGCGGCCTCCACCCGCAGCCGCGCCGCACCAGCCGCAAACCCCAAGGCGGCAAACCCGTGCGCCAGCAGCGCACCTACGGCAAAACCGAAGAGGGCCGCCCGCAACAACGCCGCACCGGCAATGCTGGTCGCCCCTTTGGCGCCAAGCCCAAGAGCGAGCCCGTGGTGATTCACCGCCGCAGCCGCTGA
- a CDS encoding MarR family winged helix-turn-helix transcriptional regulator produces the protein MTSQPEKPATKPHGTRHTTEADSQKPPRIPSNSYELRILQALRRIIRATEIHSQKLIQQHNITGPQLGCLLALIDHGPLPTTVLAQKIYLSPSTVVGIVDRLEEKGLVVRQRSSRDRRQVQVAATEAGQALATAAPSPLQESLADALKELPELERVSITLSLEKVVDLMEARKIDAAPLLATGPIAPPPDPVNP, from the coding sequence ATGACGTCTCAACCTGAAAAACCGGCTACGAAGCCCCACGGAACTCGCCACACCACAGAGGCCGACAGCCAGAAACCACCCCGCATCCCTTCAAACAGCTACGAGCTGCGCATCCTCCAGGCCCTGCGGCGCATTATCCGGGCCACGGAAATTCATTCGCAGAAGCTGATCCAGCAGCACAACATCACCGGCCCCCAACTCGGCTGCCTGCTGGCCCTCATCGATCACGGCCCCCTGCCTACGACGGTGCTGGCCCAGAAAATCTACCTCAGCCCGAGCACTGTGGTCGGCATTGTCGACCGCCTTGAAGAGAAGGGTCTGGTCGTGCGTCAGCGCAGCAGCCGCGACCGCCGACAGGTGCAGGTGGCGGCCACGGAGGCCGGACAGGCCCTGGCCACCGCGGCGCCCAGTCCCCTGCAGGAATCCTTGGCCGACGCGCTGAAGGAATTGCCGGAGCTCGAAAGGGTCTCCATCACCCTGTCCCTGGAGAAAGTCGTGGACTTGATGGAGGCGCGCAAAATCGACGCGGCCCCCCTGCTGGCCACGGGCCCCATCGCACCACCGCCAGACCCTGTCAACCCTTGA